The Grus americana isolate bGruAme1 chromosome 29, bGruAme1.mat, whole genome shotgun sequence genome contains the following window.
GCAGGGGGtccccgggggcggcggggctctgggctgggggcagagggggccgttagggggggcggggggcggcgggggcgcgggggggggacgatgggcacctgggaagggggggACCCCGCCGGCATAGACGGCCTCGGGGGCGGGGGGTCCCGCGGGCTGCGCCGGCACCGGGCTGTAGCCGTTGACGCTCAGCGGGGCCGCGATGGCGGGCACCGGCGTGGCGGCCATGGCCGGCGGCGTGCTGGTTCCTGCGGGGACACCCGCACCCCCCCCAAGGTGGCACCTCCTCACCCTCCGTCCCCACGTGCCCCGGtgtccgcccccccccccaggtggcCCCGTCCGGAGGGTCCCTCACCCCGGTGTCCCCAGCTCCGGGGCCACCTCCATGTCCTCACCCACGCGGCCACCGCCCCCGGCCCTGTTCCCCCCCCGGCTGTCCCCATCGCCCCGTATCCCCGTATCCCCCCGTATCCCCCCGTATCCCCGTCCCGCATctcccactgcctccctgcGTCCCCGTCCCTTGTCCTCCTCCATGTCCCCCCATCTCTGTTCCCATTGCCCCCACCCTCATGTCCCCGTCCCCAATGCTACGCTCACATCCCTGGGtgccccagtgccacccccccgccatgtccccccccatgGCTGCGCCTCCCCCCATTCCACGTCCCACCCCTggtgtcccccaccccagccatcCTCCACTCCCGAGTGCCCCCAGGTCccacgtccccgtgtccccatcccccccccccccgtgtaCCTgaggaggggggcaggggggtggcgATGAGCCCGTTGGGGTTGACCGTGCCCATGTGCTGCATCTGGACGGCCATGGTGGCCATGGGGCTGAGGTAGGCCGAGTGGGCGGCCACCAGGGCCGCCTGCTGCTGCATCAGCTGTGGGGACAGCGCCTGGCACCGGGCACTGGGCACCGCCGGCCCCTCCCGGAGCCgtgacccccccacccacctCATGGCCGCGCAGCTGCCACCCCCCCCACGCCACCCTCCTGGGCCATGGAGGGCCGTCAGCCCCCTGTGCCCATCACCCCCCCATACCCATCACCCCCCCGTGCCCCTcagccccacaccccccccatccccgtgcAAGACCATGGAGATCCGTCACCTCCCGGTGTCCGTCACCCCGGCGTCCCATCCCGGACCACGGGGTCCATCATCTCCCCGCACCCACCGCCAGACACCCCTGGCCCCCAGGTCTGATGCTGGACCACGGGGTCCCCCCCACGACCCCCCCGGAGCACCGTGCCCACCCACCGCCTGCGTGTAGGCGCTGTAGGCCCCGAACTGGAGGGCGATGGGGCTGAACATGCCCAGCTGGCTGGCGACCTGCTGCATCCGCCGCAGGCCCCGCTCCTTCTCCGTGTCCGCAAACTTCACCaccaggctggaggaggcaccCTGCCCGGGGACACGGCGCCGCGCGTCACCCCCCGCCACCCGCGCTGggctgccgggacccccccggggtGCCACGGGGTGGGGACGGTGACGGGGAGGATGGGGATGGCAGTGGGGATGATGATGGGGACAATGGCGGGGATGATGACAAGGATGATGGGGACGATGATGGAGACGATGATGAGGATGATGGGGGGGACAGCAACGGGGACGATGGGGGGGACAGTGGTGGGGATGATGACAAGGATGATGGGGACGATGGGGAGGATGATGGGGGGACAATGGGGGGGAAGATGATGGGGACAGCGACGGGGATGATGATGGGGACAGTGGTggggatgatgatgatgatgatggggatgatgatgaggatgatgGGGATGATGGTGGGGGCGGTGTGCCCGGCGGTGTGCCCGGCGGTGTGCCCGTCTCACCGGCAGGGTGCGGCTCCCGTGGAGGGCGGCAATGGCGGCCTGGGCCTCCGCGTGGCTCTGGAACTTGACGAAGGCGCAgcctggggacgggggggacggGGGTTAGCGCAGGGATGGGGGGCACCCACCTCCCCCCAGGGGCAACCCCCCCATGGGGACCAGGGGCCCCGACCGGGGcgcctggggatggggacatgggccGCCGTGCAGGgtgccctgagccccccccagACCCTGTGGACCCCCCCTggactccccccccccatcacacCCCCCATGAAccctctccagcccccccaccccgcccccccgctcacgcccctgccccacagatcccctcctccccaccccccggagccccccccctccagccctggggtgcccccccacctTTGCTGGTGCCATCGGGCCCCCGCAGCACCGTGCACTCGTCGATGGTGCCGAAGGGCTCGAACATCTTGCGCACGTCCTCGTCCGCCTGCTGCTTGCTCAGCATCCCCACGAAGAGCTTGCGGTCCTCTGCGGGGACAGGGGGGTGGCACGGGGACAGCggggtggggaccccccccacccgccccggGGACACCGTGATGGGCTGGgaccccagggatggggacaaccccccccccccccgggaatggggacacggtggggggcagagagggggaCACCccgccctggggacaggggtggGGGCAGCACGCCCCGCTGGCACCCAGGGTGGGTCGGGGGGGGCCCAGGGGCAGTTTGGGGGACGGAGGGGTGGGGACAGGGCCGCGGGGGGGTGCGGGGTGTTGGGGTGCCGGTACCTCCTCGGCTCTCACTATCCGCCGGCTTCACCTGGATGGGCCGGTTCATCTGGGGGGGACAGAGGGGGGCGATGGGGGGACAGCCCCCCCCTCACCGCGGGGACCCCGCGTCCGGccgggcccccccacagggTGCACAGAGCCACCACCCCCACTCCAGCACCCCAAAGATGCTCCCGTCGCCATGGCAACCCCAGCCCTGCATCCCGTTACCCGGCAACGAGTGCCGCGGCGACCGCCATTGGGGGGGGGCCTGAGGGGCCCCAATGATGCGCTAATGAgcgcccaccccccccctccgctAATTAGGGGGGGACGaacccacccccgccccccccccagccccgtaaCCCCCAGAGACCGGAGGGGGGGAGGGCGCAGATGCCCGGTAACCATGGCAACGGCAGAATATGCTCCATGGCAACCGCCTACTCATCCCCAATTTACCCATCCCCGTTGCCCGGCAACGCCGCTGACATCATCAGCGCTTGCTATAAACAATgacggggatggggggggcgaggggggatggagatttgggggggggggggggggccggggaaggggggaCCCCCAGGCCTGCCGGGACGGGacggaggggtgggggtgggatcgggggggccgggggcggttTCAGCCCCAGCTGACCCCAGGCGGCCCCTTTCCCCCGCCGAAAGCGAAGGTGGCCCCAACCCCCCGCCCCCAGATGGTGCTGGAAATGCCCCCCCGGGGGGCACTAATCCCCCCTAATCCCCCACGGGGCCGGGATCAGccccggccggggcgggggggggcacggggggcgTGGCACCGGACACCCGACACCCCAAATTgccccgggacacccccccccccagcatcaccCCCCATCCCGAggctgggggggtttggggagggtcctgcccccggccccggcccagTGCGGTGGGGGCAGCTGTCGGGGCGGTGCCGCCCCTaatccaccccccccccagcaaatCCCCCCCGGATTTACGGCCCCCAAATCCCGGGATTATCCCGGCGAAGCCAAATctcccccggggccggcggcacACGCGCAgcccggccggggggggggccaccaccccccttcccctgcagctggggacccccaaactgccccccccccccatccctgggacccccccaaaccatcCCCACGAGGCCTCGGCCACCtggctcccccagcacccatggggggggggggggggcgggacacacctgggtgctgggacccccctggcacccccagCTGCAattggggggggacacacgacacACCCGGATGCCtgggtcccccccaccccccccccggctttgTTAGCTCAGCTGCCCGGTGCCCGCCACTCGCCTGGCAACGCTTCGTTAGCGCCAGGCCTTCGTTAGCGCCAGGCCTTCGTTAGCGCCAGGCCTTCGTTAGCGCCAGGCCGTCTCCAGGCAACGCGGTGCCCGCCCGCTATTtataaccccccccccccccggcagatGTTCGGGGGGtgccgtgtgtgtgtgtgtccccccaaaAGGTGGGGGCCCAGATGCCCAGGTCCTGCGGGGGGGGGTCCCgatggggggggtgtcccgggggtCCCCACTCACCCCCGGCAGGGTTTTCTGCTCGTGCAGGGCGCTCTGCGCCTTCAGGGCCGACTCGCGGGCGCAGTACGTCAGGAAGGCGCATCCTGGGGGAGAGACGGGACGGGGGGGGGTCATcgggggggggcaggacccCCACGGCCCCTGCACCCACATCCTCATGGAGCACCCAGACCCCCTACAGCACCCAGGCCCCCCCCTACAGCACCCAGACCCCCCGTTTCGGCGCGgtgccccccccagggaccctgcGCCCCAGGGCCAGGCCCAGGACAGCCTCAGtcggagggggggtggggggtgccccCCTCCAGCCGGGGGTCCCGgggatccaggggcagcagctctgaacCCCCCGTTCCGCTGCCCAGTGCCCATCACCCGGCCTCAGGCCTGCGCTGCCCCCGGCCTCCCCCCGCCGGTCCTGGGGCACAGCCGGTGCGGGGGGCTGGAGGCTCCAGGgcccccccgctgccggggAACGAGGTCAGGCATCAGGGGGGTCCCTTCCTCGGagccccccgccatgggcagcACAGCCCCGCCACCGCCGCGCACCCCACGGCTGTTACACCCGCGCGGCCGTCACCCCCCCAACCAccgcacacccccccccagccatcACAGCCACAGCCCACACCCGTCACCCAGCACCGCAAACACCCACCCACACAACACCCTGCGTCGGCACGGCCGCTCACGGCCACCCCCCACA
Protein-coding sequences here:
- the CELF3 gene encoding CUGBP Elav-like family member 3 — translated: MKEPDAIKLFVGQIPRHLEEKDLKPIFEQFGKIYELTVIKDKYTGMHKGCAFLTYCARESALKAQSALHEQKTLPGMNRPIQVKPADSESRGEDRKLFVGMLSKQQADEDVRKMFEPFGTIDECTVLRGPDGTSKGCAFVKFQSHAEAQAAIAALHGSRTLPGASSSLVVKFADTEKERGLRRMQQVASQLGMFSPIALQFGAYSAYTQALMQQQAALVAAHSAYLSPMATMAVQMQHMGTVNPNGLIATPLPPSSGTSTPPAMAATPVPAIAAPLSVNGYSPVPAQPAGPPAPEAVYAGGVPPFPAQSPAAPGDPLQQAYAGMQHYTAAYPAAYGLVSPAFAPPGPLLAPPPPPQQQQREGPEGCNIFIYHLPQEFADTEILQMFLPFGNVISAKVFVDRATNQSKCFGFVSFDNPASAQAAIQAMNGFQIGMKRLKVQLKRPKDANRPY